ATCTGAAGTGGGAAACGACTTCACAATTTAATGCGGGGTTTGATTATGCGCTATGGGGTGGACGTTTATCTGGAGCAGCAGAATTCTATATACAAACCACGCGGGACCTTCTAATGGAGCGGCAACTTCCGTTTACCAGTGGCTTTGGTTCCATAATGGAGAACGTGGGTTCTACCAAGAATACAGGGTTCGAATTCAGCTTGTCATCCATCAATATACAGCCTAAAGACGAGAATGGTTTCAGTTGGTCTACCGACTTGAATTTTGCCACCAATAGGGAAAGTATTTTGGAATTGTACGGGGGTACACAGGATGATGTAGGTAACCGATGGTTTATTGGTCAACCTATTCAGGTGTACTATGACTTCGAAAAAATCGGTATTTGGCAAAGTCACGAAGCGGAAGAAGCGGCCAGTTATGGAAGAGTGCCCGGTGAATTGAAAATTAGGGATCAGAACGAAGATGGTGTGATTAATGATAATGATCGTGTAATCTTAGGTAACAATAGGCCAACACTTACCGGAGGTTTGACGAATAGATTTGCCTATCATGGCTTTGACCTTTCCGTATTTTTATACTTTAACTTCGGAAATATGATTTACAGTACGTTCCATGAAGCGCATAACACGCTGTTCGGGAGGTATAACAACTTAAACGTGGATTACTGGACACCTGATAATCCAACGAACGCTTACCCACGGCCTAATATGAATCAGGAAAGACCTGTTTATAGCACGTCTATGGCTTACTTTAGTGGTTCTTTTGTTAAAATAAGAAATATTAATCTCGGCTATAACTTTCCTGAACGCTGGGCGGCAAAGATTGGTGCGCAGTCGTTACGTTTATACGTGACGGCGCAGCAGCCGCTGATTTTCTCTCCTTATATTAATCAGCATCAGGGAATAGACCCCGAGGGAATTGACTTTAACGCCGATAATGAAAATTTGCCGGTAGATACCCCGCCTTCCAGAACATGGTTATTTGGTTTGAACGTTAAATTTTAGAATGATGAATAAGAAAATATTGATAGGCTTCATAACATTATGTGTAGGAATATTTGGTTCTTGTAAACGCATGTTGGATGAAGAAATACGCTCGCAGGTGAGTGACGAATATATATCTACTCCAGAGGGATTTGAGGATGGGGTCAGAGCTGCGTATTCTACCTTACGTACCTTCCATGCTAATGAAATGGGAATGACATTAACCGTATTCGGAACAGATACCTACACGATGGGTTCTGATGGCTCTTATAAGTTTATTAACGAATATACTTCACAATTTGATCCACGTGTTGATTTTGTGGGGAACCTATGGAATGACCTTTACATTGGAATCAATACCTGTAACACGGTCATCGATCGATCTGCGGATGTTGAAGGGCTGCCAGAAGAACAAAAAAATGTAAGAACAAGCGAATTGATGTTTCTGCGCGCTTATTATTATTTTACCTTGGTACAACAGTTCGGGGCGGTGCATCTTACAACAACCGGTACGACAGAAGCTACAACGGAAGCTTCTAGAACACCTGTTGCAGAAGTTTATCAACTTATCGAAGACGACTTACGTACGGCTATAGCAAATCTTCCAGATACGCAAAACGACTATGGAAGGGCCACGAAGCCTGCCGCTGAACATTTATTGGCACGTGTTTTACTTACTAGAGCCAGCTCCGAGGCAGCTCAGGATAGTGATTACGCGGATGCGGCAGCACTGGCAGAACAGGTGATCAATAATTACAACTTCCGTCTTCTAGATGATTTTGCCTCGGTTTTTGAGCAAGGGACTGGTGAACGCAGCGAGGAAGTCATATGGGCTGTTCAGTATACTAGAAATGCTATTACAAATGGCGCCAATGCTGACGCTGATGGTACAGGAAATGCAGCACATCGGTATTTCCTCATGGAATACGACATATTGCCGGGTATGAATCGAAACGTAACGGACGGGCAGCCTTGGAAACGTTTTATGCCAACAGATTATACCCTAGAAATCCTTTTCGAAGATCGTGTTAATGACACAAGGTATAAAAAAAGCTTTAAGGATGTCTTTTATTGCAGCCGCCCGGGAACTTATAATGTCAATAATAAGCAAGTAACCTATCAATTAGGAGATACCGCTGTTTGGTTGCCTGGTTATCAGTTAGACCCTGAAGTCAGAGCTTCCAAGAATTTTTTGGTAATAGAGCCTAGTAATTATACGCAAAGATTATACCCCACATTAACAAAGTTTTTAGACCCCGAAAGGCCTGATATGAATTACGAGCAGGGGTCAAGAGACTTTTTAGCTTTCCGCTTGGCGGAGACATGTCTGATTGCAGCTGAAGCGTTTATGTATAGTGGTAATATGGACAAGGCCGTCGAATATATAAATATGGTTCGTGCCAGAGCGGCTTATAATGGTCTTGATGAGGCTGAAGATGAAACACATCGCCAAGCAATGTTAATTGACGCCAGTCAATTAACGATTGATTTCATTCTTGAAGAGCGTGGAAGAGAATTACTGGGTGAGCAGCTTCGTTGGTATGATTTGGTGAGAACGCACCAGTTGGTCGACCGAGTACAACAGTATAATCCGGATGGCGGAAACAATATTCGGGAACATCATGTGCTACGACCTATTCCGCAAGACCAGATTGACCGCACAGAAGGAGGCACTAGTAGTTTCCCGCAAAACCCCGGTTATAACTAATTTTATTATACATTGATTGTATTCCCGATAGCGTCTATTTGACAACCGCTGTCGGGAATACAACAAGAAAGGCCAGTTCTCGTTTTATGACCCGGTTTGTGACAATAGATGTACGATGCGATAAAGAACATCAATCGCTTTTTATATAGGTACTGATGGTGATGAAGGTCTGATTGGCGGTGAACTTGCTATGCTCAGGCAGAATCATGGGTTCCGATTGAAGAATTAATTTATTGTTTGTGTATCTGTATTTCATGATCATTTCATTTTGCAACCCCAAAACCTTAGCAAATATGGTGTCATTTGATGTGAAATAGGTACCCCTTTGATCGTCCATCACGATTGGATGATCTGTACCTTGTTGATGAATGGTAAACTGTCCAGAAGAAATGAATTCACCATTTGACTTAAAATCCATTATACTGAAATTCCGCTCATCAGACGCTAATTCAAACGATTCCATTAGCTGCCCGTTATTAAAGATTTCAGTTTTAAATGATAAGCTTTTCCATTTTCCTATAAGGATATCGTCCTTTCTCTGTCTATTGTTGTTTTCACTACAGGATAACAAAAATAATGAAAAAAGAATGAGGGTGTAGATAGGAGACAGGTTAGGTTGCATCGTTACGGAATTGCTTAGAATAATACTGACGGATTAAGGTTGTAGAGCTATCTCTTTACATTATTTAATTAATATAGTGCCTGATAAGCTTGAGGTTCTGGTTACTATTGTGTGGCAGTCCATAGCATATGGTGATTAATCTGTAAAGGTACAGATAGTTTTTTGCTTATCGGCTTATATATAGGTTTTCATTTAATTTAAATTTATGTTTGGGGGTTTGTGAAGACTTTATATCTTTGCCGCTGGAAAGTTGGCAGAGTGGTCGAATGCGGCGGTCTTGAAAACCGTTGTCTGTAACAGGACCGGGGGTTCGAATCCCTCACTTTCCGCTGAGAGGGTCTTCATCAAGAAGACCCTCTTTTTTTTCGTAAATCATCAATCCTTTTTCTTTCATTTTTTGTGTGTTATGTGTGAAGATCTCCATCATTGTGTGTGTTCGATAGATGCCTTCTTTGTAGTAAAGATTTGAGTCGAACACCATGTTTACGATCTGTTGCTTGCCAATCGTATTAGATGACGTATAAACGTACCGCATATCCGTCAAAAGATCCAGCTCATTGCTCAATGTTCTAAAAGCTTTCGTATGAGTTTGAGACCCCATACGAAGCCATTGATTATTTCAAGTAACAGCCGAACAGCGAGCTTGCCATCGGAAAGGACGTGAGAAGCAGGACGAAACTTGCACAGATTGAAAACTCGAAAATGATTTACACCGAGCGTTCGTTCCGTCAAACGTACAGCCAGCCACCACTACCGCAGACCTTTTACATTGATTCGGGAAAAGGCTTTACCAAAGAACAGGCGGGCAACCTCATGTTGGGAAATGCCGTTTATCGGGATGACCTGTAGTCAAGTCAGGTTTTTAAAACAAAATGCTTCTTCAATAATACTATTTGCCCTAAGTGATAATAGCAGTGCTCGATCATCGACTCTATGTTTAGAAGATAGGTGCCGTATTTCTCATCTATAAACATCTCTTGTAGACGTTCTTCTGGCATTTGTTCAATAATTTGAGCAAATTCAATGGAATCGTTCCAAAAGACACTTAAAAAACCTTCCCATTGGTCACTCGAGGTTATAGCCGGAAAATCAAAGCTATATTTATCACTTATGGTTAAAGTTCCTTGCTTAAAAGCATTTTTAACTCCTTTTACGTAGTAATGAATATGTTGTGCGAGGGTAGCAATTGAATTTAGATCACCCAATTCTTTCGTTGC
This Olivibacter sp. SDN3 DNA region includes the following protein-coding sequences:
- a CDS encoding RagB/SusD family nutrient uptake outer membrane protein, which encodes MMNKKILIGFITLCVGIFGSCKRMLDEEIRSQVSDEYISTPEGFEDGVRAAYSTLRTFHANEMGMTLTVFGTDTYTMGSDGSYKFINEYTSQFDPRVDFVGNLWNDLYIGINTCNTVIDRSADVEGLPEEQKNVRTSELMFLRAYYYFTLVQQFGAVHLTTTGTTEATTEASRTPVAEVYQLIEDDLRTAIANLPDTQNDYGRATKPAAEHLLARVLLTRASSEAAQDSDYADAAALAEQVINNYNFRLLDDFASVFEQGTGERSEEVIWAVQYTRNAITNGANADADGTGNAAHRYFLMEYDILPGMNRNVTDGQPWKRFMPTDYTLEILFEDRVNDTRYKKSFKDVFYCSRPGTYNVNNKQVTYQLGDTAVWLPGYQLDPEVRASKNFLVIEPSNYTQRLYPTLTKFLDPERPDMNYEQGSRDFLAFRLAETCLIAAEAFMYSGNMDKAVEYINMVRARAAYNGLDEAEDETHRQAMLIDASQLTIDFILEERGRELLGEQLRWYDLVRTHQLVDRVQQYNPDGGNNIREHHVLRPIPQDQIDRTEGGTSSFPQNPGYN
- a CDS encoding DUF1572 domain-containing protein → MELSYELARRFREVVLNGTFIANTNYRDQLDGFDWKLATKELGDLNSIATLAQHIHYYVKGVKNAFKQGTLTISDKYSFDFPAITSSDQWEGFLSVFWNDSIEFAQIIEQMPEERLQEMFIDEKYGTYLLNIESMIEHCYYHLGQIVLLKKHFVLKT